In Alteracholeplasma palmae J233, a single genomic region encodes these proteins:
- the uxaC gene encoding glucuronate isomerase, whose amino-acid sequence MKTFINDDFLLHNEVAKKLFHDYAKDQPIIDYHCHLSPKEIYEDKKFRNLFDAWLSGDHYKWRLLRANGVTEDYITGDKPDYEKFLKWAELMPTLIGSPLYHWTHLELKKFFNIDTLLSPKTALEIWNNVNKQLETLTARKMITMSNVETIVTTDDPVDDLAWHKLIKEDKSIKFKVLPAFRPDKAFNIELSWFASWIETLSKVANIEIKDSKSIKAALRSRIEYFHERGCRLSDHALDVVLYEAATDAEIDVILAKGLKQEALTQTEIKKYKGYILTFLGQEYHRLNWVQQYHIGALRNNSKRMLAKIGPDTGFDSINDGLVAEPLAALLGALDETDQLPKTIIYTLNPRDFEVAITLMQSFQGGGIPGKIQFGSSWWFLDSIDGMTKQFVALGNNGLLARFVGMLTDSRSFLSYPRHEYFRRLLCNVIGEQVVLGYFPEDYELLSKFVKDISYNNAKEYFSF is encoded by the coding sequence ATGAAAACATTTATTAATGATGATTTTCTTTTACATAATGAAGTTGCTAAAAAACTTTTTCATGATTATGCAAAAGATCAACCAATTATCGATTATCACTGCCATTTAAGCCCAAAAGAAATTTATGAAGATAAAAAATTCAGAAACCTATTTGATGCTTGGTTATCAGGTGATCACTACAAATGGCGCTTACTAAGAGCTAATGGAGTTACAGAAGATTATATTACTGGAGATAAACCAGATTATGAAAAATTCTTAAAATGGGCAGAATTAATGCCAACTTTAATTGGTAGCCCACTTTACCACTGGACACATTTAGAATTAAAGAAATTCTTTAATATTGATACATTATTAAGTCCAAAAACAGCTCTAGAAATTTGGAATAACGTAAATAAACAATTAGAAACACTTACAGCACGTAAAATGATTACTATGAGTAATGTTGAAACGATTGTTACAACAGATGATCCAGTGGATGATTTAGCTTGGCATAAACTAATTAAAGAAGACAAATCAATCAAATTTAAAGTATTACCAGCATTTAGACCTGATAAGGCATTTAATATTGAATTATCATGGTTTGCATCATGGATAGAAACACTTTCAAAAGTTGCAAACATTGAAATTAAAGACAGTAAATCTATCAAAGCTGCTTTAAGAAGTAGAATTGAATATTTCCATGAAAGAGGATGCCGTTTATCTGACCATGCATTAGATGTTGTATTATATGAAGCAGCAACTGATGCTGAAATTGATGTTATTCTTGCAAAAGGTTTAAAACAAGAAGCATTAACACAAACAGAAATTAAAAAATATAAAGGCTATATCTTAACTTTCTTAGGACAAGAATATCATAGATTAAATTGGGTTCAACAATACCATATCGGAGCTTTGAGAAATAACTCTAAACGTATGTTAGCTAAAATTGGTCCAGATACTGGATTTGACTCAATTAATGATGGATTAGTTGCAGAACCACTTGCGGCTTTACTTGGTGCATTAGACGAGACAGATCAATTACCAAAAACAATTATTTATACACTAAACCCAAGAGATTTTGAAGTAGCTATTACTTTAATGCAATCATTCCAAGGTGGTGGAATACCTGGCAAGATTCAATTCGGATCTTCATGGTGGTTCCTAGACTCAATTGATGGCATGACTAAGCAATTTGTTGCTTTAGGAAATAATGGATTATTAGCAAGATTTGTTGGTATGTTAACAGATTCAAGAAGTTTCTTATCATATCCTAGACATGAATATTTTAGAAGATTATTATGTAACGTAATTGGAGAACAAGTAGTTCTTGGTTATTTCCCAGAGGATTATGAGTTACTATCAAAATTCGTTAAAGATATCTCATATAATAACGCTAAAGAATACTTTAGTTTTTAA
- a CDS encoding glycoside hydrolase family 28 protein yields MKFNLVFKSSRSFTFELDNKDIYFNKEKFDVLVNGKVELSGINTNVFSIYNLDSNTEYAITVGKTTEKFTTDYESSVVNVRDFGAIGDGVTEDTLAIQSAILSVLENGRVLIPEGTYLVRPLFLRSNITIEIVKGATLLGETDRYKYPVLPGQIKNNDGSTFELASWEGTPDATYASIITGVSVSNVKVIGEGIIDANAQNSDWWVDVKNKRGQWRPKGVFLSNCNHIGFQGVTVKNTPSWNLHPYFSNYIDFIDMKLMSPKDSHNTDGCDPESCDYVNVIGVNFSVGDDCIAIKSGKYEMGMKYRKPTSHMTVRNCFMNHGHGAVVLGSEMSGGITDLSVSQCYFYKTDRGLRIKTRRGRGESAIIDGITFENIYMDGVLTPLVMNMYYYCDPDGKTEYVWSKEALKVDERTPYLGKFVFKDMKCINAHAAAAFFYGLPEQPIKSITIENVDISFAEDAKPARPAMMSFQEEQLKAGLQFRYVDHVELKNVNVSGVDTDNYEPIVLENVKEFIQK; encoded by the coding sequence ATGAAGTTTAATTTAGTATTCAAGTCATCTAGAAGTTTTACTTTCGAACTAGATAATAAAGATATATATTTTAATAAAGAAAAATTTGATGTATTAGTAAATGGCAAAGTTGAACTTAGCGGTATTAATACAAATGTATTTTCAATATATAATTTAGATTCCAATACGGAGTATGCAATCACTGTTGGAAAAACAACAGAAAAATTTACTACAGACTATGAATCATCAGTAGTAAATGTAAGAGACTTTGGTGCTATTGGCGATGGTGTTACTGAAGATACTTTAGCAATACAATCAGCTATACTAAGTGTTTTAGAAAATGGAAGAGTATTAATTCCAGAAGGAACATATTTAGTTAGACCATTATTCTTAAGAAGTAATATAACAATTGAAATTGTTAAAGGTGCTACATTGCTTGGAGAAACAGATAGATATAAATATCCAGTATTACCAGGACAAATTAAAAATAACGATGGATCAACTTTTGAATTAGCTAGTTGGGAAGGAACACCAGATGCTACATATGCTAGTATTATTACAGGTGTTTCAGTTTCAAATGTTAAGGTTATTGGTGAAGGAATTATTGATGCAAATGCACAAAACTCAGACTGGTGGGTTGATGTGAAAAATAAACGTGGACAATGGAGACCTAAAGGTGTTTTCTTATCTAACTGTAATCATATAGGATTCCAAGGTGTCACTGTAAAAAATACGCCATCATGGAATCTACATCCATACTTTAGTAACTATATTGATTTTATTGATATGAAGTTAATGAGCCCAAAAGATTCACATAACACAGACGGATGTGACCCAGAAAGCTGTGATTATGTAAATGTTATTGGTGTTAACTTTTCAGTTGGAGATGATTGTATCGCAATTAAATCTGGAAAATATGAAATGGGTATGAAATATCGTAAACCAACATCTCATATGACAGTTAGAAACTGCTTTATGAATCATGGACACGGAGCAGTTGTTTTAGGAAGTGAAATGAGTGGTGGAATTACTGATTTATCGGTATCACAATGCTATTTCTATAAAACAGATAGAGGATTAAGAATTAAAACACGTCGTGGACGCGGAGAATCAGCAATCATAGATGGTATTACATTTGAAAATATATATATGGATGGCGTTTTAACACCATTAGTAATGAATATGTATTACTACTGTGATCCTGATGGGAAAACAGAATATGTTTGGAGTAAAGAAGCATTAAAAGTTGATGAAAGAACTCCTTATTTAGGTAAGTTTGTATTTAAAGACATGAAATGTATTAATGCTCACGCCGCAGCTGCTTTCTTCTATGGATTACCTGAACAACCAATTAAATCAATTACAATTGAAAATGTTGATATTTCGTTTGCTGAAGATGCTAAACCAGCAAGACCAGCAATGATGAGTTTCCAAGAAGAACAACTAAAAGCTGGACTACAATTCAGATATGTTGATCATGTAGAATTAAAAAATGTTAACGTTTCAGGTGTTGATACAGACAATTACGAACCAATTGTTTTAGAAAATGTAAAAGAGTTTATTCAAAAATAA
- a CDS encoding ABC transporter permease, whose amino-acid sequence MDIRKSNESVNLQITQKELEELRRVEIEEYMQKTKLKRYAGILKQNWQVYAMLVPVLLFFILFRYKPVGEMIAAFTEYDPKLSAYDSQFYGFYALRNIMFGTEAVKFWRAFRNTFTLSMYGLLFGFPIPIFLALMFSEIKNSGYRAVTQILTYLPKFISTVVITSLLSLMLMGGNGGNIGPGVLNRLLQALGVIGQQVQVLDSPKYFRSVYILSDIWEGAGYGSIVYFAAIMAISPTNYEAAKIDGANKLAQIRYVTLPGMAPTLTVMLILRIGSVLSLGYEKVMLMTQNRGEAVLETAEVISTYVLGMGGLLTSSPNSGTSSTAQALATSADLFNSLIAMFLVLGANFISRRVSDTSLF is encoded by the coding sequence ATGGATATTAGAAAAAGCAATGAATCTGTGAATCTTCAAATAACTCAAAAAGAATTAGAAGAACTAAGAAGAGTTGAAATTGAAGAATACATGCAAAAAACTAAATTAAAAAGATATGCAGGCATATTAAAACAAAATTGGCAAGTATACGCCATGCTTGTTCCTGTGTTGCTATTTTTCATTTTATTCAGATACAAACCAGTTGGAGAAATGATTGCAGCATTTACAGAATATGATCCTAAGTTATCTGCATATGATTCTCAATTTTATGGTTTCTATGCACTAAGAAATATTATGTTTGGTACAGAAGCTGTTAAGTTTTGGAGAGCATTTAGAAATACATTTACATTGAGTATGTATGGATTATTATTTGGTTTTCCTATTCCAATATTCTTGGCTTTAATGTTTAGTGAAATTAAAAACAGTGGATATAGAGCGGTTACTCAAATACTTACTTACCTACCTAAATTTATTTCTACGGTAGTTATTACTTCATTACTTTCATTAATGTTAATGGGAGGAAATGGCGGTAATATCGGACCTGGGGTTTTAAATAGATTATTACAAGCTTTAGGAGTTATCGGACAACAAGTACAAGTTTTAGACTCACCTAAATATTTTAGAAGTGTATATATACTTTCTGATATTTGGGAAGGTGCTGGATATGGTTCTATTGTTTATTTCGCAGCTATTATGGCTATTAGCCCTACTAACTACGAAGCAGCTAAAATTGATGGAGCAAACAAATTAGCACAAATTAGATATGTAACACTTCCTGGTATGGCACCTACTTTAACTGTTATGTTGATTCTGCGTATTGGATCAGTATTGAGTCTAGGATATGAAAAAGTAATGTTAATGACTCAAAATAGAGGTGAAGCTGTATTAGAAACTGCAGAAGTAATTTCTACATACGTATTAGGAATGGGTGGATTGCTGACTTCCTCACCTAACTCAGGAACGTCATCAACTGCACAAGCACTTGCCACTTCAGCGGATTTATTTAATTCTTTGATTGCTATGTTCTTAGTATTAGGTGCAAATTTCATCAGTAGACGTGTAAGCGATACGTCATTGTTCTAA
- a CDS encoding tagaturonate reductase — MEKLTKKIHKTPERPISIMQFGEGNFLRAFVDDFIQKLNDQKLINMGVVVVQPMPFGRIKEMKEQDGLYTLFLQGLQNNEIVKTHQVIDVLSDFVNPYEELNKYLEYGKSEDLQIVISNTTEAGIVYEEEKLSREVTPNSFPGKLLLLLNERFNHFKGDKTKGLEIVPCELIDYNGDTLKEILIKLAKYNGYSEAFIDWISNDNKYYNTLVDRIVPGYPKDEVEKLEKELGYVDHSMVKGEIFHLWVLQGPDTLKAKLPFDKSGLNVLFADSIVPYKQRKVKILNGSHTALVPVSYLLGIEAVKESVEDPRVSKFIKGFIYDEVVPTIDLPQADMHAFAYSVIERYSNPFVHHLLLSIALNSMSKYKSRNLPTVLDLAKQGKFASHALFSLAALIVFYRGVDEKGNKIPLNDDPKFIELFEKLWAKNDIPALVKEVLELPFWETEYLKNKEVVDYVTKQVELIVTKGMKYAVDQLINGAEK, encoded by the coding sequence GTGGAAAAATTAACTAAAAAGATTCATAAAACACCAGAAAGACCTATATCAATTATGCAATTTGGTGAAGGAAATTTCTTGCGTGCTTTTGTTGATGATTTTATTCAAAAATTAAATGATCAAAAATTAATCAACATGGGGGTTGTTGTTGTACAACCAATGCCTTTTGGGCGTATTAAAGAAATGAAAGAACAAGATGGTTTATATACATTGTTCCTTCAAGGATTACAAAATAATGAAATTGTTAAAACACATCAAGTAATCGATGTATTATCAGATTTTGTTAACCCATATGAAGAATTAAACAAATATTTAGAATATGGTAAATCAGAAGATTTACAAATCGTTATTTCAAACACTACTGAAGCTGGTATTGTTTATGAAGAAGAAAAATTAAGTAGAGAAGTTACTCCAAACAGTTTCCCTGGAAAATTACTTTTATTACTAAACGAAAGATTCAATCATTTTAAAGGTGATAAGACTAAAGGTCTTGAAATCGTTCCATGTGAATTAATCGATTATAACGGTGACACACTAAAAGAAATATTAATTAAACTAGCAAAATACAATGGATATAGTGAAGCATTTATTGATTGGATTTCAAATGATAATAAATACTATAATACTTTAGTAGATAGAATCGTTCCAGGATATCCAAAAGACGAAGTTGAAAAACTAGAAAAAGAACTTGGTTATGTTGACCACTCAATGGTTAAAGGAGAAATATTCCATTTATGGGTATTACAAGGACCAGATACATTAAAAGCTAAGTTACCATTTGATAAATCAGGTTTAAATGTATTATTTGCAGATAGTATTGTTCCATATAAACAAAGAAAAGTTAAAATATTAAATGGTTCACATACTGCATTAGTACCAGTAAGTTATTTATTAGGAATTGAAGCTGTTAAAGAGTCAGTTGAGGACCCAAGAGTTTCTAAATTCATCAAAGGATTCATTTATGATGAAGTTGTTCCAACAATTGATTTACCACAAGCTGATATGCATGCATTTGCATATAGTGTAATTGAAAGATATTCTAATCCTTTCGTACACCATTTATTATTATCAATTGCGCTTAACTCAATGAGTAAATATAAGTCAAGAAATTTACCAACTGTACTTGACTTAGCTAAACAAGGTAAATTCGCATCACATGCATTATTTAGTCTAGCTGCTCTTATAGTGTTCTATAGAGGAGTAGATGAAAAAGGAAACAAGATTCCTTTAAATGATGATCCTAAGTTTATTGAATTATTTGAAAAATTATGGGCTAAAAACGATATTCCTGCCCTTGTTAAAGAAGTATTAGAATTACCTTTCTGGGAAACTGAATACTTAAAGAATAAAGAAGTAGTTGATTATGTAACAAAACAAGTAGAATTAATTGTTACAAAAGGTATGAAATATGCTGTAGATCAACTTATTAATGGAGCTGAAAAATAA
- a CDS encoding UxaA family hydrolase — translation MSKFLIINPNDNVMVSLEDVTKGSVVNGIEVLSDIVKGHKIALRDIKEGEDIVKYGSPIGHATEFIPKGAHVHVHNVKTNLGAKLEYDFKPEYPKYDVKPASRKINVYKRKNGDIGIRNELWIVPTVGCIVGQARQIANAFAKNHPELENYDGIHVFGHPFGCSQMGDDHVNTRETLQNISLHPNAGGVLILGLGCENNQIKEFKATYEYDSDKIKFLAMQEVSDEIEAATEILEELYENLITEKRSETDISELRIGLKCGGSDGFSGITANPLLGKISDYITYHGGTSVLTEVPEMFGAEKILMRRAKDEETFHKIVNLINDFKGYYEAHNQVIYENPSPGNKNGGITTLEDKSLGCTQKGGQSIVCDVLKHTQRLKTKGLNLISAPGNDLVSVTTLGMSGAHLVLFSTGRGTPFGGFIPTIKVSTNTDIYERKPKWIDFNAGSLVDGVPMDDLLENFVDFIVEVVNGKKTNNEKNDFREIAIFKDGVIL, via the coding sequence ATGAGTAAATTTTTAATAATTAACCCTAACGATAATGTCATGGTTTCATTAGAAGATGTTACTAAAGGTAGCGTTGTTAATGGGATTGAAGTATTAAGTGACATTGTTAAAGGACATAAAATTGCTTTAAGAGATATCAAAGAAGGTGAAGATATTGTTAAATATGGTTCACCAATTGGACATGCTACTGAATTTATACCTAAAGGAGCACATGTTCACGTTCATAACGTTAAAACTAATTTAGGTGCTAAATTAGAATATGATTTTAAACCAGAATATCCAAAATATGATGTAAAACCAGCTTCAAGAAAAATTAATGTTTATAAAAGAAAAAATGGAGACATTGGTATTCGTAATGAGTTATGGATTGTTCCAACAGTAGGATGTATTGTTGGACAAGCTAGACAAATTGCAAATGCATTTGCTAAAAATCACCCAGAATTAGAAAACTATGACGGTATCCATGTTTTTGGACACCCATTCGGTTGTTCACAAATGGGAGATGACCATGTTAATACTAGAGAAACATTACAAAACATCTCTTTACACCCAAATGCAGGTGGCGTTTTAATCCTTGGATTAGGTTGTGAAAATAACCAAATTAAAGAATTTAAAGCAACTTATGAATATGATTCAGATAAAATTAAATTTTTAGCAATGCAAGAAGTTTCTGATGAAATTGAAGCAGCAACTGAAATATTAGAAGAATTATATGAAAACTTAATTACTGAAAAAAGATCAGAAACAGATATCTCAGAATTAAGAATCGGACTTAAATGTGGTGGATCAGATGGTTTTTCAGGGATTACTGCAAACCCATTATTAGGTAAAATCTCAGATTATATTACATACCATGGTGGAACAAGTGTTCTAACAGAAGTTCCAGAAATGTTTGGTGCCGAAAAGATCTTAATGAGACGTGCTAAAGATGAAGAAACATTCCATAAGATTGTTAATTTAATTAATGATTTTAAAGGTTATTATGAAGCACACAATCAAGTTATTTATGAAAACCCATCACCAGGTAATAAAAATGGTGGTATTACTACATTAGAAGATAAATCATTAGGATGTACACAAAAAGGTGGACAATCAATCGTTTGTGACGTATTAAAACATACACAAAGATTAAAAACTAAAGGTTTAAATCTAATTAGTGCCCCAGGTAATGACTTAGTTTCAGTGACTACATTAGGTATGTCAGGAGCTCACTTAGTATTATTCTCAACTGGACGTGGAACACCATTTGGTGGGTTTATTCCAACAATTAAAGTATCAACAAACACTGATATTTATGAAAGAAAACCAAAATGGATTGACTTTAATGCAGGTAGCTTAGTTGATGGTGTGCCAATGGATGATTTATTAGAAAACTTTGTTGATTTTATCGTTGAAGTAGTTAATGGTAAAAAGACAAATAATGAAAAAAATGATTTTAGAGAAATTGCTATTTTCAAAGATGGCGTTATCTTATAA
- a CDS encoding carbohydrate ABC transporter permease — translation MKRLDKSELIFKIIAYTLVTLFAISTLYPLVYSVSAAISSRTAVESGQVTLLPINPSLEVFKAFFTDDTYSKKFWISYTNTLFYTFYGTIFSMGLTIFAAYALSKSNLLFKKQINFFIVFTMWFSAGIMPTYLNYLSLGINNRWGIIYGFGVQAFNIILLRNYFNSVSKEIEEAAIVDGASEMQILKSVYLPMSKSALATVTLFYALSRWNGYFWNMRLVGSNEHPLQVILRGIVDDAGNTDLILNYSFSLYSLSYAAIVLSIIPIIIVYPILQKYMSQGVNTGGVKE, via the coding sequence ATGAAAAGATTAGATAAAAGTGAATTGATATTTAAAATTATTGCATATACTTTGGTAACCTTATTTGCAATTTCTACCTTATATCCATTAGTATATAGCGTTTCAGCTGCTATTAGTAGTAGAACTGCAGTTGAATCTGGACAAGTTACCTTATTACCAATTAACCCATCTTTAGAAGTGTTTAAAGCTTTCTTTACAGACGACACATATTCTAAAAAATTCTGGATTTCATATACTAATACATTATTCTATACATTCTATGGAACAATATTCAGTATGGGATTAACTATATTTGCTGCTTACGCACTTTCAAAAAGCAACTTGTTATTCAAAAAACAAATTAACTTCTTCATTGTATTTACAATGTGGTTTAGTGCAGGGATTATGCCAACATATTTAAACTACTTATCACTTGGAATTAATAATAGATGGGGAATTATATATGGATTTGGTGTACAAGCATTTAATATTATCTTATTAAGAAATTATTTTAATAGCGTGTCTAAAGAAATTGAAGAAGCAGCTATTGTAGATGGTGCTTCTGAAATGCAAATTTTAAAGAGTGTATATTTACCAATGTCCAAATCTGCTCTAGCAACAGTTACATTATTTTACGCTTTGAGCCGTTGGAATGGATATTTTTGGAATATGAGACTTGTAGGTTCTAATGAACACCCATTACAAGTTATTCTTAGAGGTATTGTCGATGATGCCGGAAATACAGACTTGATTCTTAATTATTCATTCTCTCTGTATTCGTTATCATATGCCGCAATTGTACTGTCTATAATCCCAATCATTATTGTATACCCAATCTTACAAAAATATATGTCACAGGGTGTAAATACTGGTGGGGTAAAAGAATAG
- a CDS encoding ABC transporter ATP-binding protein, which produces MATMNLKNVNKVYPNGVQAVFDFNLDIKDGEFIVFVGPSGCGKSTTLRMIAGLEEISSGELMIDGQNVNETAPKDRDIAMVFQNYALYAHMTVYHNMAFSLVLRKENSDIIHERVMWAADILGLTPYLNRKPANLSGGQRQRVAVGRAMVRNPKIFLFDEPLSNLDAKLRGVMRRELKLLHQQLKTTMVYVTHDQIEALTLADRIVIMKDGYIQQVGTPVEIYSNPANKFVANFIGTPPMNMFDSKITEDGKLAFGGQIIEINSSKVLKSLESYKGKDVIIGIRPEHVLVEKTTKFSEGLPAKCTDYELLGSDSLVHFGVEGQKVIAKVKAREVISRGENISYSFNIDNVYFFDKETEARIYANK; this is translated from the coding sequence ATGGCAACTATGAATTTAAAAAATGTTAATAAAGTCTACCCAAATGGGGTTCAAGCAGTTTTTGATTTTAACCTAGATATTAAAGACGGAGAGTTTATTGTTTTTGTTGGTCCATCTGGTTGTGGAAAATCAACAACATTAAGAATGATTGCTGGATTGGAAGAAATTTCAAGCGGTGAATTAATGATTGACGGACAAAATGTTAATGAAACTGCTCCTAAAGATAGAGATATCGCTATGGTTTTTCAAAATTATGCCTTATATGCTCATATGACAGTTTATCATAATATGGCATTCAGCTTAGTTTTAAGAAAAGAAAATAGTGATATTATCCATGAAAGAGTCATGTGGGCAGCAGATATACTTGGACTTACTCCATATTTAAATCGTAAACCAGCTAACCTTTCAGGTGGACAAAGACAACGTGTTGCTGTAGGTAGAGCTATGGTTCGTAACCCAAAAATATTTTTATTTGATGAACCACTATCAAACCTTGATGCTAAATTACGTGGTGTGATGAGAAGAGAATTAAAATTACTACACCAACAATTGAAGACTACAATGGTTTATGTAACACATGATCAAATTGAAGCTTTAACACTTGCTGATAGAATAGTTATTATGAAAGATGGATATATACAACAAGTTGGAACTCCAGTTGAAATATACTCTAATCCAGCTAATAAATTTGTTGCAAACTTTATTGGTACACCACCAATGAATATGTTTGATAGTAAAATTACAGAAGATGGAAAATTAGCATTTGGTGGACAAATCATTGAGATCAATAGTAGTAAAGTACTTAAATCACTTGAAAGTTATAAAGGGAAAGATGTTATTATTGGAATTAGACCTGAACATGTTCTAGTTGAAAAAACGACTAAATTTTCTGAAGGATTGCCTGCAAAATGTACTGACTATGAATTACTTGGATCAGATTCATTAGTTCACTTTGGCGTAGAAGGACAAAAAGTTATAGCAAAAGTCAAGGCTCGTGAAGTTATTTCAAGAGGAGAAAATATAAGTTATTCATTTAACATTGATAATGTATATTTCTTTGATAAAGAAACGGAGGCAAGAATCTATGCAAACAAATAA
- a CDS encoding MATE family efflux transporter — MQNELSLKDQKRRHAILNGNLYKTVLVLSIPLAVYSLFNFLYTFIDMILVANIGSSHVNSVVFIDQIKSAISAFGMAIAASGTVIVARHYGASEIELARKNAGSTFVLSVVISTIVALITVVFGRQILTLAGATTEIIDTGLGYYNIQMISTTLIAVNSVFIGLEKAKGNTKIVLMLNLIVMVVKLVLSILFVYAFDGTVTDLATATLIAQLSLMIVAIFIMFNKKNVFRIKFNEIRLKKEFIVPIIVLALPIFFGKFLFSIGKVSINGLALKYDPYAVGALGVAMNIHGMFSAVATVFEESEVSIISQNLGNKNLSRAIKTFKISFIYLLVVSILGILILSFTYEGLIPLFSSNKAGEELTPHQIEMIKVMFKWEKYSLLTSPALGLITGLFVAFKKTQVTFILNIVRVFVFRLPVLYLFYKFTKMNYEAVGITMFISNTATFIVGGIVYLIFIRNLKHYGYQKMTFDELKLENVES; from the coding sequence ATGCAAAATGAATTATCGTTAAAGGATCAGAAGAGACGTCATGCTATATTGAATGGAAATTTATATAAAACAGTTTTAGTTTTATCAATTCCTTTAGCGGTATATAGTCTATTTAATTTTTTATATACATTTATTGATATGATATTGGTTGCGAATATTGGAAGTAGCCATGTCAATTCGGTTGTTTTCATTGACCAAATTAAATCAGCAATTAGTGCTTTTGGAATGGCAATTGCAGCTTCTGGTACAGTTATAGTTGCAAGACATTATGGTGCATCAGAAATAGAATTGGCTAGAAAAAATGCTGGGTCAACTTTCGTCTTATCAGTTGTTATTAGTACTATAGTGGCTTTGATAACAGTAGTTTTTGGTAGACAAATATTAACACTTGCCGGTGCAACTACTGAAATCATTGATACTGGATTGGGTTATTACAATATTCAGATGATTTCAACTACGTTGATTGCTGTTAATAGTGTTTTTATTGGATTAGAAAAAGCTAAAGGAAATACAAAAATTGTTTTAATGCTTAATTTAATAGTTATGGTTGTGAAACTAGTACTATCCATTTTATTTGTATATGCATTTGATGGAACAGTCACTGATTTAGCAACTGCAACCCTAATTGCGCAACTTTCTCTTATGATAGTAGCGATATTTATTATGTTTAATAAAAAAAATGTGTTTAGAATTAAATTTAATGAAATTAGACTTAAAAAAGAATTTATTGTTCCTATTATTGTTTTAGCATTACCAATATTTTTTGGAAAGTTTTTATTTAGTATAGGTAAAGTATCAATTAACGGTCTTGCTTTGAAATATGATCCTTACGCTGTTGGAGCCTTGGGGGTTGCTATGAATATACACGGAATGTTTAGTGCAGTAGCAACCGTATTTGAAGAATCAGAAGTGAGTATCATCTCACAAAATTTAGGTAATAAAAATCTAAGTAGGGCAATTAAGACTTTTAAAATTTCCTTTATATATTTATTAGTCGTAAGTATTCTAGGTATATTAATCTTAAGTTTTACATATGAAGGATTAATTCCCTTGTTTAGTTCTAACAAAGCCGGTGAGGAACTCACCCCCCATCAAATAGAAATGATTAAAGTGATGTTTAAATGGGAAAAATATTCTTTACTCACATCTCCAGCATTAGGATTAATCACCGGGCTCTTTGTCGCATTTAAGAAGACGCAAGTTACTTTTATATTAAATATCGTTAGGGTATTTGTTTTTAGATTACCAGTATTATATTTATTTTATAAGTTTACTAAGATGAACTACGAAGCAGTCGGAATAACTATGTTTATTAGTAATACCGCAACATTTATTGTAGGTGGAATAGTATACCTCATATTTATTAGAAATTTAAAGCATTATGGATATCAAAAAATGACGTTTGATGAACTAAAATTAGAGAATGTCGAAAGTTGA